GTCCGGGGCGACCGCCTCGGCCGACATCCGCAGCCGCTCGGCGTTCACGTCGACCAGGTAGACCGGGCCCACCTTGTGCACGCCGCGAGCGATCCGGATGTGCATGCAGCCGATCGGGCCGGCACCGAAGACGACGACGGTGTCCCCCTCCTCGATCCCCATCAGCTCCTGGGCGTTGATCGCGCAGGCGAACGGCTCGGCGGCCGAGGCCTCGTCGAAGTCGACGTTCTCGGGGATCCGGTTGAGCCCGTCCACCTTGAGCACCTGCTCGGGCACGATCATGTACTCCGCGAAGCCTCCGTCGTACTGGTAGCCGACCGAGGTCTGGTTCTGGCAGACCGCCATCCATCCCTTCCGGCACTCGTGGCACTCCCCGCAGGGCACCGCGGCGATGACCTGCACCCGGTCGCCCGCCTGCCAGGAGCTGCCGTAGGTCGCGTTGACCTCGGAGCCCACCTCGACGACCTCGCCGGCCACCTCGTGACCGGTGGTCCGCGGCGGGGTCAGGTTCTGGTGGCCGTTGTGGAGGATCTTCACGTCGGTGCCGCAGGTGGAGCAGTTGCGCACCCGGATCTTGACCTGGGCAGGCCCGCACACGGGCTCGGGCACCTCCTCGAGACGGACGTCCTCGGGGGCGTAGAACCGCAGTGCCTTCATCGCTGTGTTCCTCCTGCTGGGGTGGTCGGGTTTCGTCACGCTAGTCCCCCAAAGCGGGGAATGCCACACCAACGGGCGCAAATACCTGCCCGAATGCTTGGCAATAGGCCCGAGTCTGCGGTATTACTGATCCAAGATGTGACTCAGGTCACCATGCCCACGTCATCGTCGGAGGATCAGATGGCCACGACCACCACTACGCCGGGCACAGGTGCCCGGGTGCAGGTGCAGAAGTTCGGCACCTTCCTGTCCAACATGGTGATGCCGAACATCGGCGCCTTCATCGCGTGGGGACTGATCACTGCGCTCTTCATCGACGTCGGCTGGCTCACCAAGGCGGGCCTCGGCACCTCGAACGACAGCTGGGTGGCCGAGATCGGCGGGTGGGGCGACTACGCGGGCGGCGGGATCGTCGGGCCGATGATCACCTACCTGCTGCCGGTCCTCGTCGGCTACACCGGCGGCCGCATGGTCTACGACACCCGCGGCGGCGTGGTGGGTGCCATCGCCACGATGGGCGTGATCACCGGCACCGACATCCCGATGTTCATGGGCGCGATGATCATGGGCCCGCTGGGCGCCTGGAGCATGAAGCGGATCGACGCCCTCTGGGACGGCAGGATCCGGCCCGGGTTCGA
The window above is part of the Nocardioides campestrisoli genome. Proteins encoded here:
- a CDS encoding zinc-dependent dehydrogenase, whose product is MKALRFYAPEDVRLEEVPEPVCGPAQVKIRVRNCSTCGTDVKILHNGHQNLTPPRTTGHEVAGEVVEVGSEVNATYGSSWQAGDRVQVIAAVPCGECHECRKGWMAVCQNQTSVGYQYDGGFAEYMIVPEQVLKVDGLNRIPENVDFDEASAAEPFACAINAQELMGIEEGDTVVVFGAGPIGCMHIRIARGVHKVGPVYLVDVNAERLRMSAEAVAPDEVIDASQVDVVERVMELTGGRGADVVITATAANVTQEQAIAMAARNGRISFFGGLPKSNPVISCDSNLVHYRQLHIHGANGSAPEHNKRALEYISTGQVPVKDLITRRLPLTDVLEAFKIVENGEAIKVTVEP